One window of the Cryptomeria japonica chromosome 7, Sugi_1.0, whole genome shotgun sequence genome contains the following:
- the LOC131059938 gene encoding glycosyl hydrolase 5 family protein yields the protein MAATGMTTAALRLLMALLLVAAPAECLPLRARGRWIVDEATGLRVKLACVNWPGHLEPGLPEGLNRLPVTTIAHTISSLGFNCVRLTYSIHMVTEKSYTEATVGQTFAQLNLTEAALGIEHNNPGLLQLGHVAAYDRVVAALAEAGVMVILDNHVSKPKWCCAVDDGNGFFGDIYFDPRLWQRGLGLMATHFNNTPNVVAMSLRNELRGNRSTPARWSKYMQRGAATVHKANPNVLVVLSGLHFDTILSFLPILPVTLPFKEKIVYEGHWYSFGVPWHDGLPNDICLNETSRFKDNIGFLTSSINGTAAPLFVSEFGIDQRYVNDDDNRYLNCILAFLAEEDVDWALWTMEGSYYYRSDAEPVQDFEETYGFFNRDWSRIRNPDFISRLKEIQQPIQDPYLSPGPYYQIIYHPASGLCVESSIGNTIHLGSCQSVRSRWNYDASVEGPIGLMGSSTCISTQGNGLPAIMTEKCSAPNNTLWSTVSSGRLQLGTRVFDEDGKEKWMCLDGSRSPLITTTECICITDSHCSPNQNPEKQWFKVITTNKQLLHQL from the exons ATGGCAGCGACAGGGATGACAACAGCGGCGCTACGATTACTCATGGCGTTGCTTCTTGTGGCGGCGCCGGCAGAGTGCCTGCCGCTACGGGCACGTGGCAGGTGGATCGTGGACGAGGCAACGGGGCTGAGAGTAAAGCTAGCATGCGTCAATTGGCCGGGCCACCTCGAACCCGGGTTACCGGAAGGTCTCAACCGGTTGCCGGTTACCACAATAGCGCACACCATCAGCTCTCTGGGCTTCAATTGTGTCCGCCTCACCTACTCCATTCACATGGTCACGGAGAAGAGCTACACAGAGGCCACGGTTGGGCAGACTTTTGCGCAGCTAAATCTGACAGAAGCCGCCTTGGGAATCGAGCACAACAATCCCGGGTTGCTCCAATTGGGCCACGTGGCCGCATATGATCGCGTCGTGGCGGCACTAGCAGAGGCGGGTGTCATGGTCATCCTGGACAACCATGTGAGTAAGCCCAAGTGGTGCTGTGCTGTGGATGATGGCAACGGCTTTTTCGGTGACATTTACTTCGACCCTAGATTGTGGCAACGAGGGCTAGGTCTGATGGCTACGCATTTCAACAACACGCCCAACGTCGTCGCCATGTCGCTTCGGAACGAGCTACGTGGCAACCGATCGACCCCGGCACGGTGGTCCAAGTATATGCAGCGGGGTGCGGCTACCGTCCACAAGGCCAACCCGAATGTCCTCGTTGTCCTCTCGGGGCTGCACTTCGACACCATCCTCAGCTTCTTACCGATCCTACCGGTCACTTTACCTTTTAAGGAGAAAATTGTGTATGAAGGGCACTGGTACTCCTTCGGTGTGCCCTGGCATGATGGCTTGCCTAATGACATTTGTTTGAATGAGACGTCGCGGTTTAAGGATAATATCGGGTTTCTGACCTCTTCAATTAATGGTACTGCGGCACCACTTTTTGTTAGCGAGTTCGGAATTGATCAGAGATACGTGAATGATGATGATAACAG GTATTTGAACTGTATCTTGGCTTTTCTGGCGGAGGAAGATGTGGACTGGGCGCTGTGGACTATGGAGGGGAGCTATTATTACCGGTCAGACGCGGAGCCCGTTCAAGACTTTGAGGAGACCTACGGCTTTTTCAATCGTGACTGGAGTCGCATCAGGAATCCTGACTTTATTTCTCGCCTTAAGGAAATTCAACAGCCCATTCAAG ACCCTTACTTATCTCCAGGGCCATATTATCAAATAATCTACCACCCTGCATCAGGCCTCTGTGTTGAATCCAGCATTGGAAACACAATTCATCTAGGATCATGCCAGAGTGTGAGAAGCAGATGGAACTATGATGCCAGTGTGGAAGGCCCAATTGGACTAATGGGAAGTTCAACCTGCATTTCCACTCAAGGAAATGGGTTGCCTGCAATTATGACAGAAAAATGTTCTGCCCCCAACAACACTCTGTGGAGCACAGTCTCCTCTGGACGGCTGCAGTTGGGCACTAGAGTTTTTGATGAGGATGGGAAAGAGAAGTGGATGTGTTTAGATGGGAGTAGAAGTCCATTGATTACAACAACTGAATGCATCTGCATCACTGACTCTCACTGCTCTCCAAATCAGAATCCAGAAAAGCAGTGGTTTAAAGTCATAACAACCAACAAACAATTGTTACATCAACTTTGA